Below is a window of Mycobacterium dioxanotrophicus DNA.
CACGCTGCGCATCGGCTGTTTCCAGAGCGTCGGAGTTCGGATCCTGCCGCGCGTACTTCGCGAATTCACCGGTAGATATCCCGATGTGGACATTCAGCTCGTCGAAATGGAGGACGACGGCGCACTTTTGGCCCAGCTCGAACACGCCGAGTTGGACCTCACCTTCACCGTCGCACCGTTACCAGAGGGTCCATTTGATTCGGAGGAACTGCTCGAAGACCCCTATGTCGTGGTGGTTCGAACCGATTCCCCACTGGGAGAAGGACAATCGGTTATCTCGTTGAAAGCGCTGGTGGGGATACCGCTCATCACCTACGCGCACCTGCGCGAGGCCCATCTCATCGAGAACCGCCTCGGCCACCCGGCCCTGCGGGATCAGATCGTGTTCCGCTCCAACGACAATGGCACGATCCTGGGTCTCGCCGCCGAGGGGGTCGGCGCCGCCGTCCTGCCCTGGTTGTCGGTCGATCCTTATCGACACGGGATCAGGGTGCTCCATATTGCAGGCGTGAGCCGACGGATCATCGGAATCGCGTGGCACCGGGATCGCTACCAGATTCCGGCAGCCCACGCGTTCATCGATCTCGCGCACACCGTCGCACGCGAAGAAGCGGCAGCCATGCACCCCGCCGGCTGAGAGCCAAGGGACTACGTGGACGCGTCAGAACTCCAGACTGCCGACCACGCTCTCCACAGTTCGCGTGACGCCGCCATCGAACACGAGCCGCTGCAGTCGCTCGATGTCGTCGCCGAAGAATCGGTCGTCGGCCACCGTCGGGACTACAGCGCGGACCGCCCGATAGACGGCGTCCGACGCTTCGGATGCGCGGCCGGCGCCGAGAAGGTCATGGGCCTGCGCTGAGCACATCAGCTCGATCGCCAGCACGTACCGTAATTTGCCGGTCAATTCGTAGGCCTTGGTCACCGCGAGGTAGGCGTTGCTGACCGGATCCTCCTGATTGGCACACGTCGGCACCGAGTCCGCCGACGCCGGTACGCACGCTGCCTTCATCTCCATGTACAACGCTGCCGCGGTGTACTGCGGGATCATGTACCCGTTGTGCAGGCCGGGTTCAGGTGAAAGGAACGGCGGCAGTTCGCTGAAGGCGCTGTTGACCATCCGGTCGGTGCGCCGCTCAGAGATCTTGGCGAGCACGGTCATCGCGTTGACCATGAGATCGGCTTGGATGCCGACGAAGGTGCTGTCGAAGTTGGCGCCCATCAACGCCGTGCCGTCGTCCCCCTCGGGGAAGATGACGGGGTTGTCACCGACCGAACGCAGCTCATCCTCGATGACCTTCGACGCGTCCTTCAGCGCCCGTTTGGCTCCGCCGTGCATCTGCGGAATGGCCCGAAGGTTGTAGGTGTCCTGCACGCGGTAGTCGCGGAACTTCTCGATGATCTCGCTGCCGGCCAAGATCCGGCGCACATTCGACGCGACAGCCGACTGCTCGGGATGGCGCTTCATGGTGTGCAGCCTCGGGTCGAATGCGTTGATGGTGCCCCGCAGCGCTTCCAGACTCATCGCCGCCGCCACGTCGGCGACCTTCGCCGCTTCGATCGCGTCGTAGATCGCGAGGGCCGCGATTCCGTTCACGGAATGCGTGCCATTGGTCAGCGTCAGCCCTTCCTTGCAACCAAGAGTGACCGGCTCCAACCCGGCCCGGCTCAAAGCAGCTGCACCGCTGAGCAATTCGTCACCGACCCACGCGCGTCCCTCACCGATCAGCACGAGCGCCATGTGCGCCTCGGGGCTGAGGTAGCCGACCGAGCCCTCCCCTGGGACATAGGGAGTGACGTCGTTGTTGAGTAGGTCGCGGATCAGCGTCAGTACCTCCAGGCTGGTACCCGAGTAGCCCTGGCCGAGGCCCACGAGCTCCATCAGCTGGATGGCCCGGACCACTTCTGCGCGGAGCGGCTCGCCCACCGAGACAGCATGCGACAGCACGATGTTTCGCTGCAAAGCCTCAGCATCCTGCGGCGAGATGACCTTGGAGACGTTGTCACCGAATCCGGTGGTCACCCCGTAGATCAGTCGGTTCTCGGCAAGAAAGCGCTCAATCAACTTGCGCGAGCGCCGGACCCGGCCTACGTACGCCGGCGCGAACTCGACTCTGGCGCGATGGCGAGCCACTGCGACGAACTCTTCGATGGTGATGTCGCCGTCACCGAGGCTCACGACCTCGATGTCCTTGGCGCGCTGTGTCATCTGAACTCCTTCGGAAAACTACAGGAGTCATTACGTTATGCGCTGGAACCTCCCCTTTTAATAAGCATTCCTAATGGACCCTATAAGCGTGCGTTCGACAGCCCAGCGCGCCGGCGCGTCGCATGTGAACCTGGCAGGCTGATCGAGGACTTCGCATCACCGTGCGCCGATCTCTGGAGGCCAGGTCACGGCTGGTTGGACACTCGCGAGGGCCGAGGGCGGGGATGATCGATCTACCCGGCCGCGTTGCTGCCAGAGACCGCGACCGAAAGTGAGGACCTTCCGTGGCCGCACCCCACATCGCCGTCGCGCTCGACGGCACCGGGTGGCACCCGGCGTCGTGGCGCGAGCCCGACGCCCGCCCTACCGACCTGCTCACGGCGCAATACTGGACCGACCTGGTGACCGAAGCCGAGGCGGCCTTGCTGGATTTCGTCACCATCGAGGACTCGCTCGGGCTGCAGTCCGACCATCCGGGCCGTCCCGATGATCGCACCGACCGGGTTCGGGGCCGGCTCGACGCGGTGTTGATCGCGGCCCGGGTCGCACCGCGCACCAAGCACATCGGGCTGGTGCCCACCGTCATCACCACGCACACCGAACCGTTCCACGCGTCGAAGGCCATCGCCACCCTCGATTACGTGAGTTCCGGCAGGGCGGGCGTGCGGATTCAGGTGTCCCGACGCCGCGACATCGCCGCACACTTCGGGCGGCGCCAGCTGCCTGCGAGATCAGCCGGACTCGTCGACGAACTGTTCAGCGAGGCCGGCGATTACGTCGAGGTGCTGCGCAGGCTGTGGGACAGCTGGGAAGACGACGCCGAAATTCGCGATGCAGCGACCGGACGGTTCATCGACCGGAACAAGCTGCACTACATCGACTTCGCCGGCGCTCACTTCTCCGTGAAAGGCCCGTCCATCACACCCCGTCCGCCGCAAGGCCAGCCGATCGTTGCAGCGCTCGGCCACGTCGACCCTGCCTATGCGCTGATCGCGTCGAGCACCGACGTCGGGTTCGTCACCCCGCACAGTGCCGCCGAGGTCACCGAACTGGTCGCGGGTATCGCAGCACGACGGGCACGCGACGCCGCGCCAGTACGGGTGTTCGCCGACTTGGTGGTGTTCCTCGACGACACCGCCGACGCCGCGCGGTCGCGACGGGCTCGGCTCGATGATCTGGCCGGCGGTGAATACCTCAGCGATGCAGAGATCTTCACCGGAACTGCAACAGAACTGGCAGATCTGGTACAGGACTGGCACGCTGCGGGAGCAGCCGGTTTCCGCCTTCGTCCGGCCACCGTGCCGCACGATCTGCAACAGATCACCCACGCGCTGGTTCCCGAGCTGCAGCGGCGCGGGTTGTTCCGCGATCGCTATGAGGCTGCCACGCTACGCGGCCTGCTCGGCCTGCAGCGCCCCATCAATCGGTATGCGACCGTGTGAACTCTGGACAAGGACCCCGTATGAGCAAGCCCATCAAGCAGATTCATCTCGCCGCACACTTCCCGGGCGTGAACAACACCACGGTGTGGAGCGATCCCGCATCAGGAAGCCACATCGAATTCGATTCGTTCGTGCACTTCGCCCAGACCGCCGAGCGGGGCAAGTTCGACTTCCTGTTTCTCGCCGAGGGACTGCGGCTGCGCGAGCAGGGCGGCCAGATCTACGATCTCGACGTCGTCGGCCGTCCGGACACGTTCACGGTGCTGGCAGCCCTCGCGGCCGTCACCGACCGACTGGGCCTGACCGGAACCATCAACTCGACGTTCAACGAACCATACGAGGTGGCACGGCAATTCGCGTCACTGGACCAGCTTTCCGACGGACGCGCGGCATGGAACGTGGTGACGTCATGGGATGCCTTCACCGGAGAGAACTTCCGCCGTGGCGGCTTCCTGCCCGAAGATCAGCGCTATGAGCGAGCCGAGAGCTTCCTGCAGGCTGCGCACACGCTGTTCGACTCATGGCGCGGTGACGAGATCGTCGCAGACAAGGCGAACGGGGTGTTCCTGTCCGATCCGGCCGCCGGTGAATTCTCTTACCACGACCGTCATTTCGACATCAGCGGCCGGTTCAACGTGCCTCGCAGCCCACAGGGTAGGCCCGTCATCTTCCAGGCCGGCGACTCCGACCGTGGCCGCGAGTTCGCGGCAGCTGCAGCCGATGCCATCTTCTCCCGACACGGAACCCTGGAAGAGGGCCAGAGGTTTTTCGCCGACGTCAAAGGCCGCCTGGCCAAATACGGCCGCCGCCACGACGAACTGCTGATCCTGCCCGCCGCGACGTTCGTGCTGGCTGACACCGACGCCGAAGCCGCCGACCTCGCTCACGAAGTGCGGCTGGCCCAGGTGTCACCGCAGACCGCGATCAAATTCCTCGAACAACTGTGGAACCGCGACCTTTCCGACCACGATCCCGACGGTCCGCTGCCCACCGTCGACCCCGTCGTCGGCGAGAACACGATCGCCCGCGGCCGGGCCAGCGTCCGGATGCACCGCGACCCCATCGCCATCGCCAACGAGTGGCGAGCCAAGGCCGAGGCCGAAGGACTGAGCAGCCGCGAACTCATCATCGAGGTGACCGGCAGGCAGAACTTCATCGGGTCGGCCGCCACCATCGCCGAGTCCATCGATCACCTGGTCCAGGCCGACGCCAGTGACGGTTTCATTCTCGTGCCACACGTCACGCCGGGCGGCCTCGATCCGTTCGTCGACCGGGTGGTGCCGCTGCTGCAGGAACGCGGGGTGTTCCGCACCGATTACGGCGGTACGACGCTGCGCGACCATCTGGGCCTCGGCATCCCCGAGCCGTCCGGCGCGCAGCACCCGACCGCGGTCACCGGCTAGCGTTCGTCCAGCCCGGACAGTGCCGCCGGCAGCGGATCGCGGTGCAGCACACCGAGTCGCTGCGTGGCGCGGGTGAGGGCGACGTAGAGTTCGGCCGCACCACGCGGTCCGTCGGCCAGGATCTGCTGCGGCTCCACCACCAGCACCGCATCGAACTCGAGTCCCTTGGTGGCGGCCGGCGGCACGGTGCCCGGCATCCCCGGCGGCCCGATGACCACACTGGTGCCCTCGCGGCCGGCTTCCTCCTGAGCGAATTCCTCGATTGCAGTTGCCAATTCGTCGTCGGTGACCTTGCGGGCCCACGGCTTGACGCCGCACGCGCGTACCGACTCCGGTGGTTGGACGCCCGGGGCAAACTCAGCCAGCACCGCGGCCGCGACCTCCATGATCTCCGCGGGTGTGCGGTAGTTCACCGTCAGCGGCCGATATACCCACCGGCCAGCCCGGTTCGCACCCTTGGCTTCCGACGGCACATACGGTTCGAGCATCGACCCCCATGATGTCGCGCCTGCCGCCGACCTCCGCTGTGCGAGATCGCCCACGATCGTGAACGACCGCCGCGGGCAACGCCGCATCAACACGCGCCAGTCCATCTCGGACAGTTCCTGCGCCTCGTCGACCACCACATGCCCATAGGTCCAATCCCGGTCCGCGGCAGCACGTTCGGCGAGTTCACGGCCATCCTGCTCTTGGAACCGCTCCGCCAGTTGCTCGGCGTCGAGCAGATCTGCGGCCAGCAGGTGGTCCTCGTCATCCATCAGGTCCTCGCGGTCGACCATGAGATCGAGCACTCCGGCCGCGTAGGCGGCCTCCTCCTTGCGCTGCCGCTCGGCAGCCTCGTCGGCAGCCTTGTCACGGCCCAGCAGATCGACCAGTTCGTCGAGCA
It encodes the following:
- a CDS encoding LLM class flavin-dependent oxidoreductase, with protein sequence MAAPHIAVALDGTGWHPASWREPDARPTDLLTAQYWTDLVTEAEAALLDFVTIEDSLGLQSDHPGRPDDRTDRVRGRLDAVLIAARVAPRTKHIGLVPTVITTHTEPFHASKAIATLDYVSSGRAGVRIQVSRRRDIAAHFGRRQLPARSAGLVDELFSEAGDYVEVLRRLWDSWEDDAEIRDAATGRFIDRNKLHYIDFAGAHFSVKGPSITPRPPQGQPIVAALGHVDPAYALIASSTDVGFVTPHSAAEVTELVAGIAARRARDAAPVRVFADLVVFLDDTADAARSRRARLDDLAGGEYLSDAEIFTGTATELADLVQDWHAAGAAGFRLRPATVPHDLQQITHALVPELQRRGLFRDRYEAATLRGLLGLQRPINRYATV
- a CDS encoding NtaA/DmoA family FMN-dependent monooxygenase (This protein belongs to a clade of FMN-dependent monooxygenases, within a broader family of flavin-dependent oxidoreductases, the luciferase-like monooxygenase (LMM) family, some of whose members use coenzyme F420 rather than FMN.), translating into MSKPIKQIHLAAHFPGVNNTTVWSDPASGSHIEFDSFVHFAQTAERGKFDFLFLAEGLRLREQGGQIYDLDVVGRPDTFTVLAALAAVTDRLGLTGTINSTFNEPYEVARQFASLDQLSDGRAAWNVVTSWDAFTGENFRRGGFLPEDQRYERAESFLQAAHTLFDSWRGDEIVADKANGVFLSDPAAGEFSYHDRHFDISGRFNVPRSPQGRPVIFQAGDSDRGREFAAAAADAIFSRHGTLEEGQRFFADVKGRLAKYGRRHDELLILPAATFVLADTDAEAADLAHEVRLAQVSPQTAIKFLEQLWNRDLSDHDPDGPLPTVDPVVGENTIARGRASVRMHRDPIAIANEWRAKAEAEGLSSRELIIEVTGRQNFIGSAATIAESIDHLVQADASDGFILVPHVTPGGLDPFVDRVVPLLQERGVFRTDYGGTTLRDHLGLGIPEPSGAQHPTAVTG
- a CDS encoding HAL/PAL/TAL family ammonia-lyase; this encodes MTQRAKDIEVVSLGDGDITIEEFVAVARHRARVEFAPAYVGRVRRSRKLIERFLAENRLIYGVTTGFGDNVSKVISPQDAEALQRNIVLSHAVSVGEPLRAEVVRAIQLMELVGLGQGYSGTSLEVLTLIRDLLNNDVTPYVPGEGSVGYLSPEAHMALVLIGEGRAWVGDELLSGAAALSRAGLEPVTLGCKEGLTLTNGTHSVNGIAALAIYDAIEAAKVADVAAAMSLEALRGTINAFDPRLHTMKRHPEQSAVASNVRRILAGSEIIEKFRDYRVQDTYNLRAIPQMHGGAKRALKDASKVIEDELRSVGDNPVIFPEGDDGTALMGANFDSTFVGIQADLMVNAMTVLAKISERRTDRMVNSAFSELPPFLSPEPGLHNGYMIPQYTAAALYMEMKAACVPASADSVPTCANQEDPVSNAYLAVTKAYELTGKLRYVLAIELMCSAQAHDLLGAGRASEASDAVYRAVRAVVPTVADDRFFGDDIERLQRLVFDGGVTRTVESVVGSLEF
- a CDS encoding LysR family transcriptional regulator, coding for MSRDINTIELRYLTALIAVSKEESFSRAAERLGYTQSAVSQQISRLERSIGHQLVERPGGPRPVSLTPAGQMLLRHAEAVVARLTSAAADLDALENGTTGTLRIGCFQSVGVRILPRVLREFTGRYPDVDIQLVEMEDDGALLAQLEHAELDLTFTVAPLPEGPFDSEELLEDPYVVVVRTDSPLGEGQSVISLKALVGIPLITYAHLREAHLIENRLGHPALRDQIVFRSNDNGTILGLAAEGVGAAVLPWLSVDPYRHGIRVLHIAGVSRRIIGIAWHRDRYQIPAAHAFIDLAHTVAREEAAAMHPAG